CGCCCGGTGGGAACAGGCCTTCTCCCTCGACGGTGAGACCTGGGAGACCAACTGGGTGATGGAGTTCACCCGGGCGAGGTAGAGTTCCCCTCGGTGGCCAAGAGAGGACCTGGCCAACCGGGCCAGGTCCTCGGATGCGCCCATTCAGACAGGCGCCCTCCTGCCGTCAGTCCTCAGTGTTCAGGGATGACACAAGAGGTCCACACCGCAGGTCGAGGGCAAGGAGCAGGTCCCGCAGCTCGCGACTGTCCTCGAATTTCCGCACGTGTCCAGGACTGCGAGGGTGCCGCACTCCGCGCTGTTCTCCGTGCACAGCGTCGCATCATCCTGGGCAACGCAGCGGATGAGGTCCAACGCATTATTGGCAGGGGTCTCTTCCGGCGCATCCGAACGTGCATGGGCCTCCAGCGTTACCGGCCCCGACGTGGTGTGGATCACGCTCACGGACACGGTAACAGTCGTCCCAAGGGACAGGTCCCCGAGCTTGCAAGAGATGAAAGTCCCCTTGAGTGCGCAGGTCCCACTGGAAGCGGTGATGGCACCGACGCTGACGTTCGCGGGAAGGTCGATCGTCAGGCTCGCATGGTAATTCACACCCGAGCCCGCGTTGTAGACAGAGAAGGTATAGGCGGTAGCCGCACCCGCGATGGGCTGGAGCGGGGCGCTGCTGCCACTGAGTTCCAGATCGCTGATGAAGGCGCTGGGATCGCAATCATCGCCGAAGCCGTCACCATCCGTGTCTATCTGAGCGGGGTTGCTGAGTGCCGGGCAGTTGTCGGAACCGTTGACCACCCCATCGCCGTCCGTGTCGACGAGCGCCCTGTCGTCGAAGACATCATGAGTGATCTCTCGCAGGGGCGCGCCCGGGACGGCCAGAACACGGTCATAGCCCGTCTGGACTTCCAACTGGAGATTCGCCCAGTCATCTTGGCCGTGAAACGGCGTCATTCCATCCTGGAACGTATCGCCATCATCGTCGCCCTTGCAGCCAAGCTCTGACAGGATATTGATATCGCGACTGACCCCCGTATCCGTATCGTCGCTGTCCTGGTTCCAGTTGATGGGACCGGAGGCGGAGGCCACGGCGACTCCCCCCGACAGATTGCTGAAGAGCACTTTGCGTCCCGTCGGTCCCTGTACCCCCAGGGGCTCGCTCAGGGAAGTCTCGTCGAGCTTCGGCAGGGCACTGCTTGAGAAATCAAGAGGACGGTTCTCATTCAGCCCGGCCCAGCGGAACTGATGCGAGTACGACATGATGCTCAGGTAGTTCGGCTTACAGTTCCAGGGTTCATCTCCTCCATGGTCCAGTCCCAGGGAGTGCCCCAGTTCATGGAGGAACGTGGCCTTCTCCAACTCTCGCTTCATGCACTGGGGCTTCGTGTCACCCCTGCGGCAGACCCCCACCCCCGGACCGTAGGCATCATTGGCATAGGGGTTGATCACGGACAGGGGCGAAGCCGCGTGTCCCAGGGAGACAAGGATGTCATTCCCGGCAACCTCGGCGCGCCCTGTCCCGTTCTCCGAGTTGGAATGGCCAAACAACGCGTAGCGGAACGCGAGGTGTTTTGCACCCAGCACCTTCGCGCAGGACGCGCCCGCGCGCTCACTAGCCGTTCCGAAATTGCCGTCACATACACTCCGCGAGGCCCCGAACTTGACGAAGCCGAAAGTCGTCGTTGGTGACGTGGGCTCCTCCTCGAAGGACAGGGTTCCGATCTCAGGGACGTAGTCCATGTTGTCGACGAAGGCATGGAGGGCGATGCCCTGGGTGGCGAAGAAGGCGGTTGTATCCTCGAGGCCCACTGTGTCGGGCCGGTGGTAGTGGTTGGTCCCATCCATGAAGTCAATCTCCAGGAAGAGATCTCTCTGGCCAACCTTCGCCCCCAGCGCAGCGAGATCGTAATCCGTGACACCGTCATGGTCGAAGTCGATGCCATTCGTCTCCCAATGATCAGGGAGCCCGTCACGATCCGAGTCCACCCGGATACCACGAACGAGCAGTTCGCTGACCTGGGTCCCCGCATTGGTGACCGTATCCACAGCGAAGACTACTTGGTGGTCGCCAGGCTGTTGCTGGCGAGGCAGCCCATTGGAGTCGGTGGTGACATTCGACAACGCGTCGTAGGTGCTGACCTTCAGAACGGGATGACCCGCGAAGGTATCTCCCACCTGCAACACGGGAATGGGGCGATTGACGACTGGCGATTCGGCCGGAGTCTTCTGGGGATTCGATTGGAAATGAGCCTCGATCGTCCAAAGGCCTTCTCCTGCCCTGAACTCGCCCGAAGGGCTGGCGTGCGACGCACTGCCGAGGAATGAGACGACATAGCTGTCCGCATAGGGGTTGGGAGCTCCCCCGCTCGGGCTGGGAATACGTACCACGTTGACACGGGAGGTGATTGCGGCCTGGACATCCAGGGTGATATCCGCCCAGCCACCTCCGGTGAGAACACGGCCCAACTGGCCCGGGCGTCCGGTCAATCGGATGAGGTCGAGCTGGTTGTTGACACGCAGCAGGAGGAAGATGCCTGGGCCAGGCGTGGTCCCCAATCCGGCAGCCGCAGCCGCGTTGACGTTTCCGTAGAAGGCAAACGCCGTCCCGTCATCGCTGATGCCTGGCATGAGCCCGACTTCGTCGTAGTGCGTCGCTAGCGCGACGTCGAAGTTGGTGGACAGCGTGTAGTTATACGCCTTGATTCGTCCGCCTGCGGAGGCTCCCAGTGTGACCACGATGCTGCCATCGTTCGCCACCATGGGCTTGGGCGTCCGGCTCGACCCCATTTCACTGTAGGGATGGCTTCTGCCCGTCGCGAACATGTCCGGACTGACTCCCCGGTCCGCGACGAACACCGTCTTGTACTCGTCACACGGCGTCGTTGTGACGGCACAAATATCGGAGATGCTTCCGTAATCGTAGATCAGCGAATACCGCTGGGCCGTCGTTCCTCCTGTGGTCGAGGCAATGGTGACGACGGCAGGAGAACTCGGGTCGGTCTTGAACTGCCGTGCCTGGTAGACCGAACCCGATTTCTGCTGCGCGAACAGGTAACCACTGTTGTTCAGCTGGACATTCTGCCCGAACACCCTTCCCGTCAGGGGGGGCGGTGATGGCGACGGGTGTAGGGCCGAAGCCCAGGCCAGCGACGTATGGCAGTTCGTCCGTACCGATGCCGATGAAGCCCACCGTCCCCTGATCGTTGATGGAAGGACCTGCGTTGATTCCGGTCAACCCATCCGCGCCAGCCGCAGCCATGATTTTGAACTTGTAATGCTTCCCGTAAAGCGTCTCGCCTCGAACGCCCAGCGTGGCGCGCTGGGTCGAGGGAGCCGCTTCCATGGCTTGAGGGACTTCGTTGGTGGGGCCACAGGAAACAAGGGCCGAGAAGGCGAACATGCCCACCCATGCCAGCCTTTGCCCACGCCGCCACCAAGCACTGCATCTGTCGTTGCCGTTCATCCAACCTCTCATCAGGGGTACATCAGGGAGTCCGGTAGCCCGAGTCCTGCGCGGATGAGGGGGTGTCATCGGGAAGTCCCCCGTCAATCCCTGGCGGGCAATGACAAACGTACCCACCAGCATCCATCCAACGGTTCTCACAAGGGCTGTAACACAGCGGCATCAGACGCCGTTCCCCCTCGCGCCCCATGCCTGAATGGCGGACCGCATCAGGGCCCATCCTCTTCGCCCCCACGCACCCCAACGGTTGCCACAACAGGGCAAGCGTCACCACGCCAAGCACCGCGGCACAGACGCGAACGGGGCGTAACGGAGGGACAGGGATTGGGCGAGCGGACTGGCGCTCCGGGAGGACACTCATGATGGACGGTGGAGCTCTTGCCGCGAGTGGATGCGCTGCCAAGGTGCGACGGGAACCAACCTTCACAGACGCCCGGCCGCCAGGAATCCCGGCCCTTCTAGATAGTCTTTTCCTTGACTGCAATCATTTACGCCTTGGCGGAAATTTACAAACAAAACAACTTCAAGAACGGGCGGCACGAATGCAACGCTTCACATTCCACATTCAACAGGAGGAAGGCGCGATTCCACCCTCGTTCGAGAGCCGCGACGGCGCTTGAGGAGTCTACTCCCATCCTCGTGGCTGGACTTCCCGCCAGGACGTCCGCTTGAATGCGCTCATGCGCCGACTGATTGCCGCCGTCTCGCTGTTCGCCCTGGCTGGCTGCTCCTACGTGGGAGTGGGCGCGACGCCCAGGAGCCGGTTCTCGCCCCAGCCCACTGTCTCCAGCCCGGTGGTCATCCAGGTGGGCAAGTCGGACCCCGAGCCTCTCGAAGGGCCCAAGGCGGAGGAGGAGAAGCCCTCCACCGCCGTGGCCACCGATGATCCCGGCGCGACGCAGTAGCGGCTCGCGGGATTGTGAACGGACCGGCGCGGAATCGGTTCGACAGGCCGTGGCACCTCGGGAACCATCCGCGCTCCGCCGCCCGCCATCTGAAGGTGGGCCGCGCTCCGGAGTCACCCGATGAAGCCCCATGTCATCTGCCACATGATCTCGTCCATCGACGGGCGCATCGTCGTCAAGCACTGGCCCGACCCGGCGTCGATGCGCGGTGAATACGAGCGCACCGCCGACACCTTCGACGCGGATGCCTGGATGTGCGGCCGCATCACCATGGAGGACTTCGCCGCCGAAGGGTCCGTGTCCAAGCCCGCGCCTGCCTCTCCCCTGCCCCGCACGGACTTCGTCGCTCGCAAGGATGCGGAGTCCTACGCCATCGCCCTGGATGCCCATGGCAAGCTGAACTGGGAGTCCGGCGCCATCGACGATGATCACCTCGTCGCCGTGCTCACCGAGTCCGTCTCCGACGCGCACCTCGCCCACCTGCGCGAGCGCGGCGTCTCCTATGTCTTCGGCGGCAAGCAGGACATCGACTTCGCTCGCGTGCTGGAGAAGCTCGGAGACACCTTCGGCATCAAGACCGTGCTGCTGGAGGGCGGCGGCGGCATCAACGGCTCCTTCCTCGCCGCGGGCCTCATCGACGAGGTGAGCCTCCTCATTCACCCCACCGCCGACGGCCTGCCCGGCACCCCGACCCTGTTCGACCGCCCCCAGGGCTCCACCGGCGCGGGCGCCGCGCTGGAGCTCACCCACGTGGAGCGCCGCGACTCCGGCATCGTGTGGCTCCGGTACCGCGTGCGGCGCTGAGCCCTCACGGATGCACCCTGCCGAGGAAGTCCCGCGACAGCGCGACGACCTCCTCCAGGTTCGTCTCCAGCGCCCAGTGCCCACCCTCCAGCAGGTGCAGCTCCGCGTCCGGCAGGTCGCGCAGCCAGGCCCTCGCGGCAGGCTCCGGCATGTACCCATCCTGCGGCCCCCAGACGATCAACGTCGGCGGCCGGTGCTCACGCAGATACGCCTGATAGCGGGGGAACCAGCCCAGGTTCTCCTTCAGCCCTTCCATCAGGCCGACGGCGATCTCCCGTCGCTTCGGCGTCCGCATCAGCGGCCACGACAGCTTCCACAGGTCCGGGCTGATCCGTGACGCCAGCTGCGGGGCCACCTCACCCAGGAACTCGTCGCGGAAGCCTTCCTCGCTCACGGCCCCGGCCAGCTTCTCCCGCTCGGCCGCGCTGGGGTTCGCCCAGTACGCCTTCAGCGCCTGGTACTTCGGCCCGAGCACGTCCTCGTAGATGTCACCGTTCTGGAGGATCAACGCCGCCACCCGCTCCGGTGCGCGGATGGCCAGCCGCAGGCCGATCTGCGAACCGTAGTCATGCAGGTAGAGCGCGTAGCGCGTCAGGCCCACCGCCTGCGTGAAGCGCTCCAGGAACCCGGCGTAGCCGTCGAACGAATAGTCGAAGTGCTCGGGCGTGCCGCTATAGCCAAAGCCCGGGTAGTCCGGCGCGATCAGCCGCCAGCGGTCCGCGAGCGCGGGCAGGTAGTTCCGGTACTGGAACGACGAGGACGGATAGCCGTGCGGCAACAGCACCACCGGCGCGTCCACGGGACCGGCTTCCCGGTAGAAGACCTCGACCCCGTCCAGGTCGAGCGTCCGGTGATGGATGGGCGGCTGGGCCATGGGCGTGCGCTCCTTCGAAAGAGGGCACGGCCATGCTCATCCGGGAGCGCGCACCGCGGCGGGCAAAGGCCACCAGCGTGTGCGGCCCCCGACAGATGCTTCAGGGGGCGCGCAGCAGCGTGGCGGACTCGTAGAGGCTCTGCTGCTGGAAGACGCCCGCGGCGGACGTGTCCTTCTCCAGCTTGTCCTGCACGCTCTTGGGCAGCTGCGCGTAGAGGTCCTGGCCCAGCAGCCCTTCCAGCTGGTCCACCGGCACGCGCGACTGCTGGAGCAGCGGGAGGATGCCCTCCTTCTTGGACGGGCCTTCCTTCGTGTTCGGCACCATGTACGCGAACATCGACAGGTTGCCGTTGGGCAGCTCCAGGAGGACCGTCTTGAAGTTGTGCGTGGGGACCGCGATCTGCCGGTCGGCCTTCGAGCCCGTCGTCTGGAGGGACTCGGGCGGCAGCGGCTTGCCCTTGTCATCCAGGTACAGGTTGCCCGTGACGATGTAGGCCTTGCCGCCGGTCTCCTTCACCATCTCCGACACGCCGCGCTCCAGCGTGCGCCACACCTGCTGGTTGTGGTTGCCGTGCTGGGGCGCGATGTTGCTCATGTAGTGGCTTTCGTTCATCGCCGCCTGCGTGGGCGAGTCCTCGGCCGGCTTCATGTGCCCCCGGTCGAAACCGGTGTTGTTGTAGTCGGAGTCCACCACGCCACCCTGCTTCAGCTCCGGGTCGCGCACGAAGGTGCTGTCCAGCCGGCTGACGTCCGCGGGCGTCTCCTTCACGTCCGCCGCGGACAGCATGTAGCTCACGAAGGTGGGCACGTTCTTGTCCGTGTCCATCAGCGTGCGCGAGTACTCCTTCAACATGTTCAGGCCGGGCGTCGCGCCGCTGGAGCCCACGCCCTGGAGCGGATCCACCTCGCCGGCGACTTCCGCCACGCGGCTCTGGAAGGCGGCCATCTGCTGGTCGGGCACCCACTGCGTGTTCGCGGCCGTGCCCGTGCCCTTGGCCTGGTTCGCCTTGGACGCGTTGATGTAGGCCGTCAGCTCGTCCGCGGAGAGCTCACCGTCGCCGTTGCCGCCCAGGAGGTCCGCGCGCTTCGCCACGGACTGCTGCCAGGGGCTGTCGAAGCTGTCCACCTTCGCGGACTGCGCGCCCCCCGCGAGCTTCGCGTCGAGCGCCGCGCGCTGCTGCTGGAGGGCCGTGGACGTGAGGAACTGCGCGTCCGTGGGCGCGGAGAGGTACGCCTCCAGCTCCTTCGCGGACACCTGGCCGTTCGAGGCCCGGTTTCCGGCAGCGCCCTCGTCCGCCGCGTGCAGCAGGCGCCCCTGCCAGCTCTCATCCGTCCAGCCGAACTTCTGCTGGAGGTCGGAGATGGCCACCTCCTTGGTGGCGGAGCGCTTCCAGCTGCCCCCCGTGGGCGCCACGACATTGGATGCGGGCGCGCTGACGGGAGCGTCCGCCCCGGCGGGCACCGCGGTGTTCGCGGGCGCGGCGGTGGGGACAGCCGCATTCGCGGGCGTGGGGCGCGGGGTGGAGACTCGCGTCGGAATTCGCGACGACATGCGGTGAACGTCCTCGGGGCCGGCGGGGGTGATGGCGGGGAGAGGGCCCCTCTCCTTCATCGTCGGAGTGACGCGGCGCCCGGTTGCGTCACTCCGCCCTTTTTCTCAGGGGGCAGGGCGTTTTTCGGTCCGGCTGGACCCGGCTGTCACTTAATGCCGGACTTGGAGGGGGGCGGAGGGCGGTGTCCGTCGGGCCGGGCGTGCTGGACGGCGTGGACGATGCGGGCTTCGGCCTGGAGTTTTTCGACGACGGCGGCAGGCAGGCGGGCACGCTCGGCGGCGACGGCGAGGGTGATCAGGAAGGCCTCGCTGACGGGCCCCTGTGTGGAGGTGTTGCGCTCGGCGGGGGTGAAGGCGTGGGCGTCCACCACGGTGCCGGAGGCGGTGCGCACCTTCACCGGGCGCTCCTCGGTGGCCAGGGCGAGCGCGGTCTCCAGGCGGGCGAGGACGGGCCAGGACTCGGGGGCCACGGGGCGCAGGCGCCCGGACAGCCGGTGTCCGGGCGCATCCACCAGGCGTGCGACCCGGCCGCCCCAGTTGGGCACGTGCACGTCGTAGACGACGTCCACGTCCAGGGCCTCGGCGAGCTCGCCTTCGGGGAAGTCGGGCACGGGGGGCAGGCCGTGCAGGTGCCGGCTCGCCGCAGCCGGGGCCAGGTCGAGGGAGAACGCGAACCAGGGACGCGAAGCCGCGGAGCCAGATGCCATGGGGACGAGTGTCCCCGGCGCGCGGCGGTGGAACAAGGGCCGGGCCGTGAGGATCCGCGTCCGGGGGGCCAGGTGGCTCCGGGCTTTCCGGGAGCAGGTGCGCTCCCGGAAGGTCCGGCACGCTCAGAACCGCATGGCCTCCACGGCGGCCACCATCTTGCCGACGTCGTAGGCGTAGAAGCCGGCCGAGTTCAGGTTGTTGAACTCACCGATGAACAGCTCGCCTTCGTGCATGAAGACGTCCAGCGCGTAGGCGCGGTCCGGTCCCCAGGTCTCCGCCATGCGCTGCGCGAAGGCCTGGACCTCCGGCTCCACCTGGGACGAGGCCACCACGCGATCCCCCAGCTTGTAGAGCGAGCCGGTGATGACCCGGCCGTCCACGACGACCATGCGGTACTCGCGCTGGATGTGCCTGGGCGCGCTGACGGCCACCGGCGTGTCGGCGGTGACCGTCGCGTACGTGTCGAGCTTCAGGACCTGCTCGCGCCAGTGGGCGAACGCGTCCCAGGACGTGAGCATGCCGGAGAAGGCCTTGTCGTCCAGGCAGGGGCGGATGAAGAAGGGCCCCGGCTGCACAGGCACGTCCGCGAACCGGTGCACGGTGGCCTCGGCGTTCAGCAGGTGCGGGCCCAGGTGCCGCCGCCAGACGCGGAAGTCGAACTGGTCGTTGATGAAGGCGCCGGGGGTCCAGCCCTGCTCGCACGCGTAGCGGGTCAGGGAGAGCGAGCCCATCACGATGACGGGGCCGGACGGACGCACCTCGGGCTCGATGCCGCCTCCGAACGGGATGACCTTGACCAGGGTGTGCGGGATGGAGCCGTGCGCCAGGACATCCATCAACGTGTGGAAGCCCTGCTCGTTGAAGAGGTTGTTCTGGACGACCCAGTGCATGCGCGGCTCCGTGGACGATGGCCGCCGCGCGGACGTGGGAGCACGGAAGGGACTGACAGGCGGTTCACGTCACCACGGCGGCGAGGATGCGCTCGAAGAGCCAGGGAGCGCGGCCCAGCAGGCGCACCACGGGCCTGCGCAGGCGCGGGCGGCGCGCGAGCATCAACAGGCCGTGCGTGGTCCAGGCGTACTTGCGGAACACCTGCTGGAAGGTGCGCTCGTAGGGCAGCAGCGTGTCGTGGCCCGCGCCCTTCGCCAGGGCGTCCGGGAGCAGCGCGCCCAGGGACTCCGCGCAGGCGAAGGCGAGCGTGAGTCCTTCGCCGGTCAGCGCGTCCACGTAGCCGGCGGCATCACCGACGAGGGCGAAGCGATCCGCGACGCGCGTGCGGGCCACACGGGCCAGGGGGCCGGCGCCGCGGGGTTGGGAGTCCGGCTCCGCGCCGGTGAGCTTCTCCGCCAGCCGGGGGAAGCGCTCCAGCATCGAGTCGAAACCCACGCGGCCCGGCACCGTGCCGTCCTCCCACAGGAACGCGATGCCCACGCGCTCCGCTCCGGCGGGCGTCACGTAGGCCTCGACGCCGGAGGCGAAGTGCACCTCCACGTAGGGCGTCCACGGCACGCGCCGGAAGTGGCGCCGCAGTCCGTAGCGCCGGGGCACGTCCTGTTGCACCTCCAGTCCTTCGGCCTTGCGCAGCGGTGAGTTCAAGCCGTCCGCCGCGACCAGGAAGCGCGCGGACACGCGGCCTACGGGCGTCTCCAGCGTCACCCCGTCCGGCGTGCGCACGTGCGAGACGACGTGCGTGTGCTCGCGCAGGTCCACGCCTACTTCGCGCGCACGGGTCGCCAGCGCCTGGGACAGGGCCAGCCTGCGGACTCCCAGTCCACCGGGCGCGGGGAGTTTTCCTTCCGCCGTGCTGCCGTCCTCCTGCACGTAGCGGATGCCGACGAAGGGCGAGCTGTCGCTCCGGTCCAGGTGCGCGAGCGCGCCCAGCCGTTCCAGCGCCGCGAGGCCGGAGGGCATCAGGCCCTCGCCGCACGCCTTGTCCACGGGCGTGGATGCACGCTCCACCACCACCGTGTCCAGCCCACGCCGTGCCGCCGTGATGGCCACCGCGAGCCCCGCCGGACCTCCGCCCACCACGACCACGTCGTGCTGCTTCACGTGCTTGGACCTCGTCCGGTCACAGGGCGCGGCGAGCCAGAGCGGGTTCCGCGTGACATCAGCGTACGTCGTAGCCCGCGCACTGAGCCGGTCACGCGAGCACCGCCATGCTCACGAGTCGTGCTCCGCGCGCACCATCGCCAGTGCGCTCTTCGCCATCTCCACCGCGAGCCCCACCGCGCCCACCTTCTTCGGCGCCGTCAGCTCTCCGGCCAGGTATCGCCGCAGCGCCTCACTCCTTCGCAGCTTGCCGCTGGACGTGCGCGGCAGCGTCCCCGGCTCCAGCAGTCTCACCGTGTGCGGCTGCACCCCCGTGGCCTCCACCACCGCGGCGCGGATGTCCGCCTCCACCGACGCCACGTCCGCGCCCCGCTCCGCGCGCTCAGCCAGGATGAGCAACGCCTCGTCCTGGCCGCCCTCGGGCGTGAAGCCCAGCGCCACCGCGCAGCCCGTGCGCACGCCATCCACCTTGAGCAGCGGATCCTCGAAGGCCTGCGGCGCGTGGTTCGCGCCTCGGATGATGACCAGGTCCTTCGCGCGTCCCGTCAGGTACAGCTCCCCGTCCGCGCTGAAGCCCAGGTCTCCCGTGTCCAGCCAGCCCTCCTCCACCAGCGCCCGCGACGTCGCCTCCGCGTCCTCGAAGTAGCCGCGCATCACCGACGGCCCCTTCGCGAACACGCGCCCCACCTGGCGCTCCGGCAACACCGCTCCGTCCTCGCCTCGCACCTGCACCTCGAAGCCCGCCACCGGCGCGCCCACGCTCACCAGCGTGCGTGCCCCGTCACGCGCCTGCCCTTCACGCGCCAGCACGTCCGGATCCACGCCCAGCTCGCGTGGGCCCCGGCCCGCCGGTGGGAACGTCACCGCCAGCGACGCCTCCGACAAGCCATACACCGGCCGCAGCGCCCGCGCGGAGAAGCCCCACTTCTCGAACCGCTCCGCGAAGCGGCGCAGCGTGTCCGCGGACACCGGCTCCGCGCCGTTGAGCGCGTGCAGCCACCCGGACAGGTCCACGCCCTGCAGGTCCGCGTCCTTCACCCGCTTCAAACACAACCCATAGGCGAAGTTCGGCGCGGGCGACACGAAGCCCCGGTGCCTCGACAGCGCTCGCAGCCACAGCGCCGGCTTCACCAGGAACGTCTCCGGCGGAATCAGCACCAGGCTGCCCGGGTAGTACAGCGCAGAGAGCACACAGCCGATGAGCCCCATGTCGTGGTACAGCGGCAACCAGCTCACGCCCACCGGCGTCACGCCCGGAGCCACCGGCATCGCCGCCTCCAGCGCCGCCACCTGCGCCACCAGCGCCCCGTGCGTCAGCGCCACCGGCTTCGGCTCCACCGTGGAGCCGGAGGAGAACTGGATGAGCCCCAGCGCGTCGGGGGACACCTCCACCTCCAGGTCCTCGTCGCCGTGCAGCACCGCGTCCACCGTGTGACAGCCCAGCTTCGGCCGAGCCAGCGCCATGCTCGGGCCCAGGAGCAGCCGCACGCGCGTGTCCGTCAGCACCACCACCGAGCCCGTCAGCTGGAGCATGCGCGCCGTCGAGCGGTGGTACTCGTCCAGCCGCCCCAGCCGCACCGGCGGGTACAGCGGCACCGGCACCGCGCCCGCCATCAGCGCGCCGAAGTACGCATCCATGAACGCGGGCGACGTGGGCAACAGCAGCGCCACCCGGTCTCCCGGACGCACACCCAGCCTCGCCAGTCCCGCCGCCGCGCGCTTCGCCCTCCGGTAGACCTGGGCCCATGGCAGGGACGTCTCGTGCTCGGCGGCGTCCACGAACACCAGCCCCAGCGACGTGTGCGACGTCGCCTTCAGCATCGCGTTCACCGTGGCGTGCTTCAGCGCCGGCAGGGGCGGCCCCTTCACGGGTGCGCTCCCACGTCCGGCTTCGCGGCCTCGACCCGCGCCGCCACCAGCCGCGCCAGGTCCTCCACCGTCCGCACGCCCTGCGCGTCCTCCTCCGACAGCAGCACCCGGAAGCGGTTCTCCAGCCCCACCGCCAGCACCGTCAGCCCCAGGCTGTCCAGCTGCAGGTCCCGGAGCAGGTCGTGCGAGGGCTCCACCGCGCCCTCGAACTCCAGCTCCTCCCGGACAATGCGGCGGATCTCCGCCACCGCCTCCGTCACGATGTCAGCCACGGCGAACCTCCGGAATGAAGCGGGGACGGTGGGCGAAGGCCTCGGAGTACATCGCCCCGAGCGCCGCCTCCTCCGCGCGGATGCGCACATAGAGCAGCGCCGCGTTGCCCACCGTGAACACGACCGCCGTCACCCACGCCCCGTGGATGAGCGGCACGCAGAACAGCTCCAGCACCACCGCCACGTAGTTCGGATGCCGCAGGAACCGGTACGGCCCGCCCGTCACCGGCGCCAGCCCCGGCACCACGATGATGCGCGAGTTCCACCGGTCACCCAGCGTCCCGATGGCCCAGTACCGCAGCCCCTGCGCCAGCCCCGCGCCCGCCAGCGCCGCCCAGCTCCACGCGCCCCAGAAGGGCCGCTGGAGGCCGAACACCTCCGCGACGCACGCGAAGAGGAACAGCGTGTGGAATACGACCATGAACCGGTAGTGCCCCTGCCCCGTCTCCACTCCGCCCCGCGCGAAGGCCCGCGCCGCGTTGCGCTTGGAGAGCACCAGCTCCAAGAGCCGCTCCGCGATGAGCAGCCCCATGAAGCCCGCGAACAACGCCTGTGTACCGGTCACCATCGCACCAGCACCATCTCCGCGCAGAAGCCCGGGCCCATGGCCATCACCACGCCCCAGTCGCCCGGCTTCGCGTCCACCTCCTCCAGCGTCTCCCCCAGCACGAAGAGCACCGACGCGCTGGACAGGTTGCCCACCTG
This DNA window, taken from Corallococcus coralloides DSM 2259, encodes the following:
- a CDS encoding fatty acyl-AMP ligase; amino-acid sequence: MKGPPLPALKHATVNAMLKATSHTSLGLVFVDAAEHETSLPWAQVYRRAKRAAAGLARLGVRPGDRVALLLPTSPAFMDAYFGALMAGAVPVPLYPPVRLGRLDEYHRSTARMLQLTGSVVVLTDTRVRLLLGPSMALARPKLGCHTVDAVLHGDEDLEVEVSPDALGLIQFSSGSTVEPKPVALTHGALVAQVAALEAAMPVAPGVTPVGVSWLPLYHDMGLIGCVLSALYYPGSLVLIPPETFLVKPALWLRALSRHRGFVSPAPNFAYGLCLKRVKDADLQGVDLSGWLHALNGAEPVSADTLRRFAERFEKWGFSARALRPVYGLSEASLAVTFPPAGRGPRELGVDPDVLAREGQARDGARTLVSVGAPVAGFEVQVRGEDGAVLPERQVGRVFAKGPSVMRGYFEDAEATSRALVEEGWLDTGDLGFSADGELYLTGRAKDLVIIRGANHAPQAFEDPLLKVDGVRTGCAVALGFTPEGGQDEALLILAERAERGADVASVEADIRAAVVEATGVQPHTVRLLEPGTLPRTSSGKLRRSEALRRYLAGELTAPKKVGAVGLAVEMAKSALAMVRAEHDS
- a CDS encoding acyl carrier protein, which produces MADIVTEAVAEIRRIVREELEFEGAVEPSHDLLRDLQLDSLGLTVLAVGLENRFRVLLSEEDAQGVRTVEDLARLVAARVEAAKPDVGAHP
- a CDS encoding isoprenylcysteine carboxyl methyltransferase family protein — protein: MVTGTQALFAGFMGLLIAERLLELVLSKRNAARAFARGGVETGQGHYRFMVVFHTLFLFACVAEVFGLQRPFWGAWSWAALAGAGLAQGLRYWAIGTLGDRWNSRIIVVPGLAPVTGGPYRFLRHPNYVAVVLELFCVPLIHGAWVTAVVFTVGNAALLYVRIRAEEAALGAMYSEAFAHRPRFIPEVRRG